A section of the Candidatus Nomurabacteria bacterium genome encodes:
- the aspS gene encoding aspartate--tRNA(Asn) ligase produces MKNRICLKDLSSEVGKEVKMAGWVDVRRDHGKLVFIDLRDVTGKVQMVILPTVEAYLVAQEVRPEWVVEVDGVVQKRPEKLINKDEKNGEIEVQVSQMRVLSEAETSPIPIIQTNYDDEAEAPLRFDYRWLDLRQPKKAEIFEVWTEMERGFRDFWLENNFRQIYTPSLMNTPSESGAEVFEINYFDRKAYLAQSPQFYKQMAMAAGLERVFMVGPVFRAEPSFTTRHLTEFTGWDFEMSYIDSHHDVMDLEEGLIISGFKAVAQKFPELDLTIPARPFPRITMVEAKEILTKAGVFGGEEHDLSPEEERALSEYVKRKMNHEFVFVTDYHESKSAFYHMRHEDDNTRSKRADLLFRGIEVTTLAQREHRLAILEKQAVAKGMKLEPLNDYLNFFRYGCPPHGGAGIGPGRLIMKLLDLPNVREATYLPRDVKRLNP; encoded by the coding sequence ATGAAAAATCGAATTTGTCTTAAAGACTTATCAAGTGAGGTCGGAAAGGAGGTCAAAATGGCCGGCTGGGTGGATGTGCGACGCGATCATGGTAAGCTCGTTTTCATCGATTTGCGAGATGTAACTGGCAAAGTACAAATGGTGATACTACCCACCGTGGAAGCCTACCTTGTCGCCCAAGAGGTGCGACCGGAATGGGTTGTAGAGGTAGACGGCGTAGTCCAGAAACGCCCAGAAAAACTTATCAATAAAGACGAGAAGAATGGCGAAATCGAGGTTCAAGTAAGTCAGATGCGGGTATTGAGCGAAGCCGAAACATCGCCAATTCCGATTATCCAAACTAATTATGACGACGAAGCTGAAGCGCCACTGCGATTTGATTATCGTTGGCTCGATTTGCGCCAACCGAAGAAGGCGGAAATATTCGAAGTTTGGACGGAAATGGAAAGAGGTTTTCGTGATTTCTGGTTGGAAAATAATTTCCGACAAATTTACACCCCTTCTCTCATGAATACACCAAGTGAGAGTGGCGCGGAAGTCTTCGAGATCAATTATTTTGACCGCAAGGCCTATCTGGCTCAATCACCTCAATTTTATAAACAAATGGCGATGGCCGCTGGCCTAGAAAGAGTGTTTATGGTTGGTCCGGTTTTCCGCGCGGAGCCATCCTTCACTACTCGCCACCTTACCGAGTTTACCGGTTGGGACTTTGAGATGTCCTATATCGATTCCCATCATGATGTCATGGATCTTGAGGAGGGGCTCATTATTTCTGGCTTTAAGGCTGTGGCACAAAAATTCCCAGAACTAGACTTGACGATTCCCGCACGACCATTTCCACGGATCACAATGGTGGAGGCAAAAGAAATCTTAACCAAAGCTGGTGTTTTTGGTGGTGAAGAACATGACCTCTCGCCAGAAGAAGAGAGAGCATTGTCGGAATATGTAAAAAGGAAGATGAATCATGAGTTCGTTTTTGTTACCGATTATCATGAATCTAAAAGCGCCTTCTATCACATGAGACATGAGGACGATAATACTCGAAGCAAACGTGCCGACCTACTTTTCCGGGGGATTGAAGTAACGACTCTGGCACAGAGAGAGCATCGTCTGGCCATTTTAGAGAAACAAGCCGTTGCGAAAGGGATGAAATTAGAACCGCTAAACGATTATTTAAACTTTTTTAGATACGGTTGTCCGCCACACGGTGGGGCTGGTATCGGCCCGGGACGACTGATTATGAAACTCTTAGATCTGCCCAATGTCCGAGAAGCCACCTACTTACCACGAGACGTTAAACGTCTGAACCCCTAA
- a CDS encoding SMC-Scp complex subunit ScpB: protein MKTEALIEAILFWHTEPMTMAELTRAIGRGETEIREALAVLDRNLESRGVQLVYKDDEVMLGSHPEASEVIERLAKEEMSQDLGRASLETLTIVLYRGPVSRARIDYLRGVNSSFILRHLMIRGLVERVPNPEDARSFLYRPTFELLQNLGVKRVEDLPDYASLVDKL from the coding sequence ATGAAGACGGAAGCGCTAATTGAGGCGATACTTTTCTGGCATACCGAACCGATGACCATGGCAGAGCTCACTCGGGCGATTGGCCGGGGCGAAACAGAAATTCGTGAAGCATTAGCTGTTTTAGACAGAAACTTGGAAAGCAGGGGGGTGCAATTGGTTTATAAAGATGATGAAGTGATGCTTGGTTCACATCCAGAAGCAAGTGAGGTAATTGAAAGGTTGGCCAAGGAGGAAATGTCCCAGGATCTTGGACGGGCGAGTTTAGAAACCCTAACAATCGTGCTTTACCGGGGGCCAGTCAGCCGGGCGCGAATTGATTATCTGCGTGGTGTTAACTCCAGCTTCATTCTCCGGCACCTAATGATCCGTGGTTTAGTGGAACGTGTGCCGAATCCAGAAGATGCCCGCTCCTTCCTCTATCGCCCAACCTTTGAATTATTACAGAACCTGGGCGTGAAGAGGGTTGAGGATTTACCAGATTACGCTTCTCTCGTGGACAAACTATAA
- a CDS encoding bifunctional 5,10-methylenetetrahydrofolate dehydrogenase/5,10-methenyltetrahydrofolate cyclohydrolase: protein MLTTLDGRMVSEKIAAELSLEIKRLKIEPGLAIIQVGDLATSSLYIKRKIAFANKIGVRVDHLRFSEDSYQDELLSEIDKLNHNNDVGGIIVQLPLPNKLDKSKIVEEIAPEKDVDGLRVGSIFTPATARGILSLLDHYQIKISGKRVVVVGRSTLVGKPIARALLSRGATVTICHRQTQNLADETRRADILVVAAGSPHLIKENYVKPGQVVIDVGLSSTGEGKLLGDVDQVSVREIVSAISPVPGGVGPMTVVSLFLNLLDAYKSK, encoded by the coding sequence ATGTTAACTACTCTTGATGGCCGCATGGTGTCAGAAAAAATCGCCGCTGAACTAAGTCTGGAGATTAAGAGGTTAAAGATAGAACCAGGGTTGGCGATTATTCAGGTCGGGGATTTGGCTACTTCTAGTCTTTATATCAAACGTAAAATCGCATTCGCCAATAAGATTGGAGTGAGGGTGGATCATCTTAGGTTTTCGGAGGATTCTTACCAAGACGAACTACTTTCGGAAATTGATAAACTTAATCATAATAATGATGTTGGTGGAATTATTGTTCAGCTTCCTCTCCCAAACAAATTAGATAAGTCAAAAATTGTGGAGGAGATTGCCCCCGAGAAAGACGTAGACGGTCTGCGGGTGGGGAGCATTTTTACTCCCGCTACCGCTCGTGGAATTTTGTCGCTTTTGGATCACTACCAAATTAAAATTTCCGGTAAGAGAGTCGTGGTGGTTGGGAGGTCTACTTTAGTGGGTAAACCTATTGCCCGTGCTCTTCTTTCCCGGGGTGCGACGGTCACAATCTGCCATCGTCAGACTCAAAATTTGGCAGACGAAACAAGACGGGCGGATATTTTGGTTGTTGCCGCCGGCTCACCTCACTTGATTAAAGAAAATTACGTTAAGCCAGGGCAGGTCGTGATTGATGTCGGTCTTTCTTCGACGGGGGAGGGAAAGTTGCTTGGCGATGTGGATCAGGTTTCAGTTAGAGAAATTGTGTCCGCCATTTCACCTGTCCCGGGTGGAGTGGGTCCGATGACGGTCGTGTCACTTTTTCTTAACCTCTTGGACGCTTACAAATCAAAATAA
- a CDS encoding segregation/condensation protein A yields the protein MPENFQIKLVDFEGPIEVLLRLIEEKKLHISQVSLAAVADDFVTHLGKIENGNKEQMANFILVASTLMLIKSISLLPKLQVTEEEKGSMEDLEKRLQLYQEIKKLSENIKVNYGKKIIFAREPGKEIVSVFSPSRDLNLANLKLALERVIANLPKVEKLPEVIVQKVLSLEEAIESLATRVQSALKTSFQHFVKDKKEKVNIIVSFLGMLELVKRGIVQVEQASHFQDIAIETTSTIVPKYG from the coding sequence ATGCCCGAAAATTTCCAAATTAAACTAGTCGACTTTGAGGGACCAATCGAGGTCTTATTGCGGTTGATTGAGGAAAAAAAACTCCATATTTCGCAAGTCTCACTGGCGGCGGTGGCAGATGATTTTGTGACCCACTTGGGAAAAATCGAGAATGGAAATAAAGAACAGATGGCTAATTTTATTCTTGTCGCCTCCACCCTTATGTTAATTAAGTCCATCTCCCTTCTACCCAAGCTTCAGGTGACCGAAGAAGAGAAGGGAAGCATGGAAGATCTAGAGAAACGTCTGCAACTCTATCAGGAAATAAAAAAATTAAGTGAAAATATCAAAGTAAATTATGGTAAGAAAATCATCTTTGCCCGAGAACCAGGCAAAGAAATTGTGTCCGTCTTCTCGCCGAGTCGCGATTTAAACCTAGCCAATTTGAAGTTGGCTCTGGAGCGCGTAATCGCTAATTTACCAAAAGTAGAAAAGCTTCCAGAAGTAATAGTCCAGAAAGTGCTTAGTCTAGAGGAGGCGATTGAAAGCTTGGCCACCCGAGTTCAGAGTGCCCTCAAAACCAGTTTCCAACATTTTGTAAAAGATAAAAAAGAAAAAGTTAACATTATCGTAAGTTTTCTTGGAATGCTGGAATTGGTGAAACGGGGGATTGTCCAGGTAGAACAAGCATCACACTTTCAGGATATAGCAATTGAGACGACAAGTACCATTGTTCCCAAATACGGCTAA
- the trpS gene encoding tryptophan--tRNA ligase — MSGDKKILLSGVKPSGTVHIGNYFGALKQFVDFQNDYRALIMIADLHALTTLHDPAELRKNILELTAAYLAIGLDPEKVTLFKQSDILEHTQAAWIFSCLTTMPYLMRSHAFKDAETKNKEVNTGLFTYPILMAADILLYSPDVVPVGQDQKQHLEIARDMAEKFNRVYGEVFKLPEPLILENVKTVVGLDGQKMSKSYHNTIPLFATERELKQLVMSMKTDSKGEEEPKNPEECGVFALHKLFSQADLAELKKRYVEGKIGYKESKEILAKNMNAYLAPMREKYDFLIKDEKSLSDILANGANSAREIASAKMAEMRKSVGVSF; from the coding sequence ATGTCTGGGGATAAAAAAATATTACTGTCTGGTGTTAAACCTTCTGGTACCGTACACATCGGTAACTACTTCGGCGCACTGAAACAATTTGTCGATTTTCAGAATGATTATCGTGCCCTAATTATGATCGCCGATCTCCACGCCCTCACCACACTCCATGATCCAGCAGAACTACGAAAGAATATTCTAGAACTCACGGCGGCCTATTTGGCAATTGGTCTCGACCCGGAGAAGGTCACACTTTTCAAGCAATCTGATATTCTAGAGCACACTCAGGCCGCTTGGATTTTCAGTTGTCTTACCACGATGCCGTATCTTATGCGTTCCCACGCCTTCAAAGATGCTGAGACTAAAAACAAAGAAGTAAACACCGGTCTCTTTACCTACCCAATCTTAATGGCCGCGGATATTTTACTTTATTCACCGGATGTTGTTCCCGTTGGCCAAGATCAGAAACAACATTTAGAGATCGCTCGCGACATGGCCGAGAAGTTTAATCGTGTTTATGGTGAGGTATTCAAGTTACCAGAGCCACTGATTCTAGAAAATGTGAAAACCGTAGTTGGTTTAGACGGCCAGAAAATGAGTAAAAGTTATCACAATACGATTCCCTTATTTGCTACGGAGCGCGAATTGAAGCAGTTGGTTATGAGTATGAAAACTGATTCAAAAGGAGAAGAAGAACCCAAAAATCCAGAGGAATGTGGTGTTTTTGCACTACATAAACTTTTTAGTCAGGCTGATTTGGCAGAACTTAAGAAGCGGTATGTGGAAGGGAAAATTGGATATAAGGAATCAAAGGAGATTTTAGCAAAAAATATGAACGCTTACTTGGCGCCAATGAGGGAAAAATACGATTTCTTAATCAAGGACGAAAAAAGTTTGTCCGATATTCTCGCAAACGGAGCGAATTCAGCTCGAGAAATTGCTTCAGCAAAAATGGCCGAGATGAGGAAAAGTGTCGGTGTTAGTTTCTAG